The following are encoded in a window of Halosolutus halophilus genomic DNA:
- a CDS encoding SHOCT domain-containing protein — MGSESGGRDYSLTEIFAIEFVLADVLIIATLLFAGPLYALAVTGLVVLSGVLVRCLTAHTGAENEKTELATADGGRVGADRVSRDPVTELQKRYAARDLSEDEFEAKLDRLIESYERAEAAGVKTDELSLEGTERSRRPSRIGHPNTQSAASPSCGR; from the coding sequence GTGGGCAGCGAATCGGGCGGCCGGGATTACAGTCTCACGGAGATTTTCGCGATCGAGTTCGTCCTGGCCGACGTCCTGATCATCGCGACGTTGCTGTTCGCCGGGCCGCTGTACGCGCTCGCCGTTACCGGTCTCGTGGTTCTCAGCGGCGTTCTCGTCCGGTGTCTCACCGCGCACACCGGAGCCGAAAACGAGAAAACGGAACTCGCGACGGCGGACGGGGGACGTGTCGGTGCGGACCGGGTCAGTCGTGATCCCGTGACGGAACTCCAGAAGCGGTACGCCGCGCGCGACCTCTCCGAGGACGAATTCGAGGCGAAACTCGATCGATTGATCGAATCGTACGAACGGGCGGAAGCGGCGGGCGTGAAAACGGACGAACTGTCGCTCGAAGGGACCGAGCGATCCCGTCGGCCGTCGCGAATCGGCCATCCAAACACTCAATCCGCGGCCAGCCCTAGCTGCGGGCGATGA
- a CDS encoding cupin domain-containing protein, with product MYRLVDIGGVEPRDLEDVDPSLLPIGLELQPDRMRPSIWHYERGAKNTFHRQAEQEELYVVLEGTLDVTVEREDERDVVRMTNHDVLVVPPESWRQLKAVEESRVLAVGAPNVADDAIVEDDTTTE from the coding sequence ATGTACAGGCTGGTCGATATCGGCGGCGTCGAGCCACGCGATCTCGAGGACGTCGATCCGTCGCTCCTCCCGATCGGACTCGAACTCCAGCCCGATCGGATGCGCCCGAGCATCTGGCACTACGAACGAGGCGCAAAGAACACCTTTCACCGCCAGGCGGAGCAAGAGGAACTGTACGTCGTTCTCGAGGGAACCCTCGACGTGACGGTCGAACGCGAGGACGAACGCGACGTCGTCAGGATGACGAACCACGACGTCCTCGTCGTCCCGCCGGAGTCGTGGCGCCAGCTGAAAGCGGTCGAGGAAAGTCGAGTGCTCGCCGTCGGTGCCCCGAACGTCGCGGACGACGCGATCGTCGAGGACGATACTACCACGGAGTAA
- a CDS encoding DMT family transporter, producing MTRLVDVSLFLLLAVLWGLSFPAIAVGLEYLPPLLFAAMRYDVAAILLLGYAAIRVGDWVPQGRHNVAAIVGGGLFLIGGNGLLFVGQQTVPSGVAAIIQALVPIFTALWALFLLDERLSAIGAVGVAIGFLGIGLVVQPDPNDLLAGDTAARLLIVLQVASVALGGVLIQRAGPTIPRVPLTGWSMVVGALVLHTVSMGLGEVPAGGATAPTAIGMVLYLGIFSTAIAFLIYFTILEEHGAFEAALVAYLVPVVATIVGVLVLDETITTLTIGGFGLVALGFALLKRQAIVHVAGLASSVGRP from the coding sequence GTGACCCGACTCGTCGACGTCTCGCTCTTTCTCCTGCTCGCCGTCCTCTGGGGGCTGTCCTTTCCGGCGATCGCGGTCGGACTCGAGTACCTGCCGCCGCTGCTGTTCGCGGCGATGCGGTACGACGTCGCCGCGATCCTGTTACTCGGCTACGCCGCGATCCGCGTCGGGGACTGGGTGCCGCAGGGCCGGCACAACGTGGCGGCCATCGTCGGCGGTGGACTCTTCCTCATCGGTGGCAACGGCCTGCTCTTCGTCGGGCAGCAGACCGTTCCGAGCGGCGTCGCCGCGATCATTCAGGCGCTCGTGCCAATCTTCACCGCGCTGTGGGCACTCTTCTTGCTGGACGAGCGACTCTCGGCGATCGGTGCCGTGGGCGTCGCGATCGGCTTTCTCGGGATCGGCCTCGTCGTCCAGCCGGATCCGAACGACCTGCTGGCCGGCGACACCGCGGCACGACTGCTCATCGTCCTGCAGGTCGCCAGCGTCGCACTCGGCGGTGTGCTGATACAGCGCGCCGGACCGACGATCCCTCGGGTGCCCCTGACGGGCTGGTCGATGGTCGTCGGCGCGCTCGTCTTGCACACCGTCAGTATGGGGCTCGGCGAAGTTCCCGCCGGCGGCGCGACGGCCCCGACGGCGATCGGCATGGTGCTCTACCTCGGGATCTTCTCGACCGCGATCGCCTTTCTCATCTACTTCACGATTCTCGAGGAACACGGCGCGTTCGAGGCGGCGCTCGTCGCGTATCTCGTCCCGGTCGTCGCGACGATCGTTGGCGTACTCGTCCTCGACGAGACGATTACCACCCTGACGATCGGCGGATTCGGACTGGTCGCGCTGGGCTTTGCCCTGCTCAAGCGGCAGGCGATCGTCCACGTGGCCGGACTCGCTTCGAGCGTCGGCCGTCCGTGA
- a CDS encoding chromosome segregation ATPase has protein sequence MGYGLDIGPEAIRSATGTGEDPSIESVPPIVLPADESTLEAAGLAGGDARTVDRDGTTYVVGSDARTVADATGETPEPLFSNGLLVTDGYAAPALEAVVADLLGDSVSGPLCYTTPGTVVDAPEPEDAHRDAVTSALAERASGATPVSKGFAVVYDQLAADNYTGLGVCIGSQTTSVALSYYGVPVLAFSLAKGSEWIVQRAASETDQPRSEVAAVFEEFVLDPEAATGGIESAIAAAHDALVGELVEAIAAEADASDVQEGLAVPIAVAGDGATEGIEYLVGGRFDAGNLPFSIRGVRLADEPAASAARGALAAAADDVDAFDDVTWNESPAGDDTASATDAGGETADSIGTNGGTGNVDDARTSLSFDDSLAAAGDHDRADDAIDQLFDRLANRDAEIQAVSEDVERLFDDLEYVEERSPSVEEVQEIEQRLEAFADDLSALEAESDTHASDEIVDDLENDLDGLSEAFAALEGDVDAIESAVDALSETTSDAADDRAALDDRLTDLTTDLEDVTDRTASLEERADTLRDDLADLEADAASESDLDAVEETVTRLDEELVALDDEVDRIGTRVDGLAGRLEEAATRITGVSERLDELSERTDDRLADVHDEVDDIDDRVETVESDLATATDSVEADVDDVRETIADVRDRIDDLAADAANAERVDAIAADLETIDGERADLAESLESVAADVSALEGDVAALADSVDAIEDEAATGTDVAALRQSIDEQRAMIDSVTADLETTEADASAIEERLAETEADLRDRIGAVETTVDERTEGIRADLDDSVSDVRADLEEVRDDFDDRIGDVRSETEATVEAVRSNLETDLDDLTDTVEAIESRADDLASRLEARGTLSAVDEVAADVDAVAAEVDEVATDVESLRAAHDRLSETVADLPDHGNEVAEHGARLDRLSTEIDALTTTVASISDETDVRSLESDVSSVESTVAELATTVDSLNDRLAAVDGGSSGPPARADELEALRADLEEVQRAADGAGSLPRSALAGGGGAGVVAGGAVAAAGVPIVGGGVLVLGLALLAVASQFDG, from the coding sequence ATGGGATACGGTCTCGATATCGGACCAGAGGCGATCCGGTCGGCCACCGGTACCGGGGAGGACCCGTCGATCGAGTCGGTGCCGCCGATCGTCCTCCCCGCCGACGAATCGACGCTCGAGGCGGCGGGACTCGCTGGGGGTGACGCCCGGACCGTCGATCGGGACGGGACGACGTACGTCGTGGGGTCGGACGCGCGGACCGTCGCCGACGCGACGGGGGAGACGCCGGAACCGCTGTTCTCGAACGGCCTGCTCGTCACGGACGGCTACGCGGCACCTGCGCTGGAAGCCGTCGTTGCCGACCTGCTGGGGGACTCGGTGAGCGGCCCACTCTGTTATACGACGCCCGGTACGGTGGTCGACGCCCCCGAACCGGAGGACGCACACCGCGATGCCGTCACGTCCGCCCTCGCGGAGCGGGCGTCCGGGGCGACTCCGGTCAGCAAGGGCTTCGCCGTCGTCTACGATCAACTCGCAGCGGACAATTACACCGGGCTCGGCGTCTGCATCGGATCCCAGACGACGAGCGTCGCACTCTCCTACTACGGCGTCCCGGTGCTCGCCTTCTCGCTCGCGAAAGGCAGCGAGTGGATCGTCCAGCGGGCGGCCAGTGAGACGGACCAGCCTCGATCCGAGGTCGCGGCCGTCTTCGAGGAGTTCGTCCTCGATCCGGAGGCGGCCACCGGCGGAATCGAGAGCGCCATCGCAGCGGCTCACGACGCGCTCGTCGGAGAACTGGTCGAGGCGATCGCCGCCGAAGCGGACGCGAGCGACGTTCAGGAGGGGCTCGCCGTCCCGATCGCGGTCGCCGGCGACGGGGCAACCGAGGGGATCGAGTACCTCGTGGGTGGCCGGTTCGACGCGGGGAACCTCCCGTTCTCGATCCGCGGCGTCCGGCTCGCGGACGAACCCGCCGCAAGCGCTGCCAGAGGGGCCCTCGCGGCAGCGGCCGACGACGTCGACGCGTTCGACGACGTCACGTGGAACGAGTCGCCGGCCGGGGACGACACCGCGTCCGCCACCGACGCCGGCGGCGAGACGGCGGACTCAATCGGGACCAACGGCGGGACCGGGAACGTCGACGACGCCCGGACGTCGCTCTCGTTCGACGACTCGCTCGCGGCTGCGGGAGACCACGACAGGGCCGACGACGCGATCGACCAGTTGTTCGATCGGCTCGCGAACCGCGACGCGGAGATCCAGGCGGTCAGCGAGGACGTCGAACGACTCTTCGACGACCTCGAGTACGTCGAGGAGCGATCGCCCTCGGTCGAGGAGGTCCAGGAGATCGAGCAGCGACTCGAGGCGTTCGCCGACGACCTGTCCGCCCTCGAAGCGGAGAGCGATACCCACGCGAGCGACGAGATCGTCGACGACCTCGAGAACGATCTGGATGGCCTCTCGGAGGCGTTCGCCGCCCTCGAAGGTGACGTCGACGCGATCGAGTCGGCGGTCGACGCGCTCTCGGAGACGACGTCGGACGCGGCCGACGACCGGGCTGCCCTCGACGATCGGCTCACGGACCTCACGACGGATCTCGAGGACGTCACCGATCGAACCGCGTCGCTCGAGGAGCGGGCCGACACGCTACGCGACGACCTGGCCGATCTCGAGGCCGACGCTGCATCGGAATCCGATCTCGACGCCGTCGAGGAGACGGTCACGCGGCTCGACGAGGAACTCGTCGCCCTCGACGACGAGGTCGATCGGATCGGCACGCGCGTGGACGGACTGGCGGGTCGACTCGAGGAAGCGGCCACCAGGATCACGGGCGTCTCGGAACGACTCGACGAACTGTCGGAGCGGACGGACGATCGCCTCGCCGACGTCCACGACGAGGTCGACGACATCGACGATCGCGTCGAGACCGTCGAGAGCGACCTCGCGACTGCCACCGACTCGGTCGAAGCGGACGTCGACGACGTCCGGGAGACGATCGCCGACGTGCGCGACAGGATCGACGACCTCGCGGCCGATGCGGCGAACGCCGAACGAGTCGACGCGATCGCTGCGGACCTCGAGACGATCGACGGTGAACGCGCGGACCTGGCCGAGTCTCTGGAGTCGGTGGCAGCCGACGTGTCCGCGCTCGAGGGCGACGTCGCGGCACTGGCCGACTCCGTGGACGCGATCGAAGACGAAGCTGCCACCGGGACCGACGTGGCGGCCCTCCGGCAGTCGATCGACGAGCAGCGAGCGATGATCGACTCGGTGACGGCGGACCTCGAGACGACCGAGGCCGACGCGAGTGCGATCGAGGAGCGACTGGCCGAAACCGAGGCTGATCTCCGGGACCGCATCGGGGCGGTCGAAACGACGGTCGACGAACGGACCGAGGGCATTCGTGCCGATCTCGACGACAGCGTCAGCGACGTTCGTGCCGATCTCGAGGAGGTGCGTGACGATTTCGACGACCGGATCGGCGACGTCCGCTCCGAAACCGAGGCGACGGTCGAAGCGGTTCGATCGAACCTCGAGACCGACCTCGACGACCTCACGGATACCGTCGAGGCGATCGAATCGCGAGCGGACGACCTCGCGTCCCGACTCGAGGCGCGAGGCACCCTGTCGGCGGTCGACGAGGTGGCTGCCGACGTCGACGCCGTTGCAGCCGAGGTCGACGAGGTGGCGACCGACGTCGAGTCGCTCCGGGCGGCCCACGACCGGCTCTCGGAGACCGTCGCCGACCTGCCGGATCACGGCAACGAGGTAGCCGAGCATGGAGCGCGGCTCGATCGGCTATCGACCGAGATCGACGCCCTCACGACGACGGTCGCGTCCATCTCCGACGAAACGGACGTCAGATCTCTCGAATCGGACGTATCGTCGGTCGAGTCGACGGTCGCCGAACTGGCGACCACCGTCGACTCGCTGAACGATCGGCTCGCGGCGGTCGACGGCGGAAGCAGTGGGCCGCCGGCCCGGGCCGACGAACTCGAGGCTCTCCGGGCCGACCTCGAAGAAGTGCAGCGCGCCGCGGACGGGGCGGGTTCCCTCCCGAGGTCGGCGCTCGCGGGCGGCGGCGGGGCCGGCGTCGTCGCCGGTGGAGCAGTCGCGGCTGCAGGCGTACCGATCGTCGGCGGCGGCGTGCTAGTCCTCGGACTCGCGTTGCTCGCGGTTGCGTCCCAGTTCGACGGGTAA
- a CDS encoding rubrerythrin-like domain-containing protein → MPLAEPREDEYECVQCGRRETAVDALLSTCRRCGGEMRNVELIRE, encoded by the coding sequence ATGCCACTCGCAGAGCCACGCGAGGACGAGTACGAGTGCGTCCAGTGTGGCCGGCGAGAGACCGCCGTCGACGCGTTGCTATCGACCTGTCGGCGGTGCGGGGGCGAGATGCGAAACGTCGAGTTGATCCGGGAGTAG
- a CDS encoding rubrerythrin-like domain-containing protein, with translation MGYTDPFKSGRPIYECPTCTYRTTEASPGTCPRCKQQLGNIAVPRE, from the coding sequence ATGGGTTACACGGACCCGTTCAAGTCCGGCCGACCGATCTACGAATGCCCGACCTGTACCTACCGAACGACGGAGGCCTCGCCGGGCACCTGTCCGCGCTGCAAGCAACAGTTGGGAAACATCGCCGTCCCGCGCGAGTAG
- a CDS encoding MFS transporter encodes MSVPESIRRYAHLDVLVLTASIWFLAKFVRYVFPPLFGPFQDSYGVSNATLGAAFTGFMLVYATMQFPSGVLADRLGSVTVITSGALVAAVAALALVVDSPFVVLIGAMLVMGGGTGAHKTVAVRLLSQAYPARTGRALGVLDTFGAFGGVIAPAAVVAVAGLSFAFGERWRAIFLGAGVVGLALAVTFRVRVPRRVPAETDRAAATGLGPGAIGQYATLFRDWRFSVFALVTVLFSFTYNGLVAFAPLYLTQEAGLAPATASLLYSALFLASLVQLVTGDLSDRVGTLPLIVGTLALASTALVGFVSLTGTGGPILLGSALVAAGVGAHGFRPVRGAYLMAAIPDDVAGGGLGIVRTFLMGGGAIAPTIVGTLSETAGFRPAFWLLTASVVSATVLAVGLWVLEADRGRTGGR; translated from the coding sequence ATGTCGGTTCCCGAGTCGATCCGGCGGTACGCCCACCTCGACGTCCTGGTCCTGACCGCGTCGATCTGGTTTCTCGCGAAGTTCGTCCGGTACGTCTTCCCGCCACTGTTCGGTCCCTTCCAGGACAGCTACGGCGTCTCGAACGCGACGCTCGGGGCTGCCTTTACCGGATTCATGCTGGTCTACGCGACGATGCAGTTCCCCTCGGGAGTGCTCGCCGATCGACTCGGCTCCGTCACGGTCATCACGTCCGGGGCGCTCGTGGCGGCGGTCGCTGCCCTCGCGCTCGTCGTCGACTCGCCGTTCGTCGTACTGATCGGGGCCATGCTCGTGATGGGCGGCGGAACCGGCGCCCACAAGACCGTCGCTGTCCGGCTTCTCTCTCAGGCCTATCCTGCGCGGACGGGCCGCGCACTCGGCGTCCTCGACACCTTCGGCGCGTTCGGCGGCGTGATCGCCCCGGCCGCGGTCGTCGCCGTCGCCGGCCTGTCGTTCGCGTTCGGCGAGCGCTGGCGGGCGATCTTCCTCGGGGCTGGCGTCGTCGGCCTCGCGCTCGCCGTCACCTTCCGGGTCAGGGTTCCCCGGCGGGTACCGGCCGAGACCGATCGGGCCGCGGCCACGGGCCTCGGCCCGGGCGCGATCGGCCAGTACGCGACGCTCTTTCGCGACTGGCGGTTCTCGGTGTTCGCACTCGTGACCGTCCTGTTCTCGTTCACCTACAACGGCCTGGTCGCGTTCGCGCCGCTGTATCTCACCCAGGAGGCCGGACTCGCGCCGGCGACTGCGAGCCTGCTCTACAGCGCGCTCTTCCTCGCGAGTCTGGTGCAACTGGTGACCGGCGACCTCAGCGATCGGGTCGGGACCCTGCCCCTGATCGTCGGGACGCTCGCGCTCGCCTCGACCGCGCTGGTCGGCTTCGTCTCGCTCACCGGCACCGGCGGTCCGATACTGCTCGGCAGCGCGCTCGTCGCCGCCGGGGTGGGTGCCCACGGGTTTCGACCCGTCCGGGGCGCGTACCTGATGGCGGCGATCCCGGACGACGTCGCCGGCGGCGGACTGGGAATCGTCCGGACGTTCCTGATGGGAGGCGGTGCGATCGCGCCGACGATCGTGGGGACCCTGTCGGAAACCGCCGGCTTCCGGCCCGCGTTCTGGCTACTCACCGCCTCGGTCGTCTCGGCGACGGTTCTCGCAGTGGGACTGTGGGTCCTCGAGGCCGATCGAGGGCGAACTGGCGGTCGGTGA
- the cmk gene encoding (d)CMP kinase, whose amino-acid sequence MSTNGSSTVEIDTDLFVTVSGPPGCGATTLCERLSDAMGCPYVSGGDIFRELADDRGVSLNQLTAQADSSDEIDRALDSRLQSIAEQWGASSKPFILESRLAGWLAGDRADLRIWLDAPEDVRLERINDRVETEAEMRVREVSEAGRYQSYYDIDVTDREFYDLHLNTARWSKAGVFTLVRAAIEEYDPEVDEGAFTTPAVDP is encoded by the coding sequence ATGTCCACGAACGGATCGTCGACCGTGGAGATCGATACCGACCTCTTCGTCACCGTCTCCGGGCCACCGGGCTGTGGTGCCACGACGCTGTGTGAGCGCCTCTCGGACGCGATGGGCTGTCCGTACGTCTCCGGCGGGGACATCTTCCGCGAACTCGCGGACGATCGCGGCGTCAGCCTCAACCAGTTGACGGCACAGGCGGACTCGTCGGACGAGATCGATCGGGCGCTAGACAGCCGCCTCCAGTCGATCGCGGAGCAGTGGGGCGCGAGCAGCAAACCGTTCATCCTCGAGTCGCGACTCGCCGGCTGGCTCGCGGGCGACCGCGCGGATCTGCGGATCTGGCTCGACGCGCCCGAAGACGTTCGCCTCGAGCGGATCAACGACCGGGTCGAGACGGAAGCGGAGATGCGGGTCCGGGAGGTCAGCGAGGCCGGCCGCTACCAGTCCTACTACGACATCGACGTCACCGACCGCGAGTTCTACGACCTCCACCTCAACACCGCCCGCTGGAGCAAGGCGGGCGTGTTCACGCTCGTTCGCGCTGCGATCGAGGAGTACGATCCTGAAGTCGACGAGGGAGCGTTCACCACGCCCGCGGTGGACCCGTAG
- a CDS encoding MOSC domain-containing protein — protein sequence MASLDRIRVHPIKSLDATTVQSATVVENGSLEWDRRYAIVESTELGNLAESPHAVYVNGKRERRVHDLTADYDLERETVTVTGPDDDEEHTFHLELDRDCFASWLTDVFGYPVEIVRDVEGGYPDDEDASGPTVIGQRTLESVASWYDGIDAAEMCRRLRPNLVVDGVPAFWEDRLYDRPGRVVPFEIGSTHLHGVNPCQRCVVPSRDPDTGEVTEGFRETFVDRREETLPEWASDDRFDHYYRLMVNTRVPESSWGSTLAIGDAVTTGESIAAPSANPR from the coding sequence ATGGCCAGCCTCGATCGAATCCGCGTCCACCCGATCAAGTCACTCGACGCGACGACCGTCCAGTCGGCGACGGTCGTCGAGAACGGCAGTCTCGAGTGGGACCGGCGGTACGCGATCGTCGAGAGTACGGAACTGGGAAACCTCGCGGAGAGCCCCCACGCCGTGTACGTCAACGGCAAACGCGAGCGCCGCGTCCACGATCTCACGGCCGACTACGATCTCGAACGCGAGACCGTTACCGTCACCGGTCCCGACGACGACGAGGAACACACGTTCCACCTCGAACTCGATCGGGACTGTTTCGCGTCGTGGCTCACGGACGTCTTCGGGTATCCCGTCGAAATCGTCCGCGACGTCGAGGGCGGATACCCGGACGACGAGGACGCGTCCGGCCCGACGGTCATCGGCCAGCGCACCCTCGAGTCGGTCGCGTCGTGGTACGACGGCATCGACGCCGCGGAGATGTGCCGGCGACTGCGACCGAACCTCGTCGTCGACGGGGTCCCGGCGTTCTGGGAGGATCGATTGTACGACCGGCCGGGTCGGGTCGTTCCGTTCGAGATCGGATCGACGCACCTGCACGGCGTGAACCCGTGTCAGCGGTGTGTTGTTCCGTCACGCGATCCCGACACGGGCGAGGTAACGGAGGGGTTCAGAGAAACGTTCGTCGACCGTCGCGAGGAGACGCTGCCCGAGTGGGCCAGCGACGACCGGTTCGATCACTACTACCGCCTGATGGTCAACACGCGCGTCCCCGAATCGTCGTGGGGATCGACGCTGGCGATCGGTGACGCGGTGACGACCGGCGAGTCGATCGCCGCGCCGTCCGCGAACCCGAGGTAA
- a CDS encoding class I SAM-dependent methyltransferase produces MGFHTFPIDRADALEDPSRYRYCSREELVAMLAPTDEDVVADLGSGTGFYTDDVAPYVETIYAVDVQSEMHDRYREKGAPENVEFVTTEVSSLPFADDHLDAAYSNMTHHEYASDEAFEELARVLRPGGRLVTIDWSATGTEESGPPLDERFAPDDVVEQLETAGFEIETATDRPETFAIVAIRRDE; encoded by the coding sequence ATGGGCTTTCACACCTTCCCGATCGATCGTGCCGACGCGCTCGAAGACCCGTCCCGGTACCGGTACTGCTCCCGCGAGGAACTCGTGGCGATGCTCGCACCGACGGACGAGGACGTCGTCGCGGATCTCGGATCGGGTACCGGCTTCTACACCGACGACGTCGCGCCGTACGTCGAGACGATCTACGCCGTCGACGTCCAGTCGGAGATGCACGATCGCTACCGGGAGAAGGGTGCGCCGGAGAACGTCGAGTTCGTCACGACCGAGGTCTCCTCGCTGCCGTTCGCGGACGATCACCTCGACGCCGCGTACTCGAACATGACACACCACGAGTACGCCTCGGACGAGGCGTTCGAGGAACTCGCGCGGGTGCTCCGCCCCGGGGGTCGGCTGGTCACGATCGACTGGTCGGCCACCGGCACCGAGGAGAGCGGGCCGCCCCTCGACGAGCGGTTCGCACCCGACGACGTCGTCGAACAGCTCGAGACCGCCGGGTTCGAGATCGAGACCGCGACGGACCGACCGGAGACGTTCGCGATCGTGGCGATCCGACGAGACGAGTAA
- a CDS encoding HAD-IIA family hydrolase, with amino-acid sequence MTAYEAAILDVDGTIVRGEELVPDVTDGLHALDDAGCSRLLFSNNPTRGSDHYGGKLEPHGIRVDPGTVLTSATVAAEYLATTHPDERVYLVGIDRLETILEEAAVELTDDPDAAEVVLGSFDKGFSFGTLWEALRALEGDVPFYGTDPDATIPIEDGAIPGSGAILAAMEAVAGREPDAILGKPSAIAADAAMNRLEADPERTLVVGDRLDTDIALGNRAGMTSAVVLTGVTDRAAIDESPVEPDHVLESLAEVEQLL; translated from the coding sequence ATGACCGCGTACGAGGCGGCGATTCTCGACGTCGACGGCACGATCGTCCGGGGCGAGGAACTCGTCCCGGACGTGACCGACGGGTTGCACGCGCTGGACGACGCGGGCTGTTCCCGGCTGCTCTTTTCGAACAACCCGACTCGCGGCAGCGACCATTACGGCGGGAAACTCGAGCCCCACGGAATCCGCGTCGATCCCGGGACCGTCCTCACGTCCGCGACCGTCGCCGCGGAGTACCTCGCGACCACCCACCCCGACGAACGGGTCTATCTCGTCGGGATCGATCGGCTCGAGACGATTCTCGAAGAGGCGGCCGTCGAACTGACCGACGATCCCGACGCGGCCGAGGTCGTCCTCGGCTCGTTCGACAAGGGATTCTCCTTCGGCACGCTCTGGGAGGCCCTGCGGGCGCTCGAGGGCGACGTCCCGTTCTACGGGACCGACCCGGACGCGACCATTCCGATCGAGGACGGGGCGATTCCCGGCTCGGGGGCGATCCTCGCCGCGATGGAGGCCGTCGCCGGCCGAGAACCGGACGCGATTCTGGGGAAACCGTCCGCGATCGCCGCCGACGCGGCGATGAACCGGCTCGAGGCCGACCCCGAACGGACGCTCGTCGTCGGCGATCGGCTCGACACCGACATCGCGCTGGGGAACCGGGCCGGCATGACGTCGGCCGTCGTCCTGACCGGGGTGACGGATCGGGCTGCGATCGACGAATCGCCCGTCGAACCCGACCACGTGCTCGAGTCGCTGGCCGAGGTCGAACAGCTACTCTGA
- a CDS encoding class I SAM-dependent methyltransferase codes for MSDALYREYPAVYDALYADKPYDEEVEFVTDFVAAGGRILVVGCGTGEHSRRLRDRGYDVVGVDPSEAMLERARKKSDADFVLGSLPELPVDGTCDLVFVPFTVVNHLEHGTVDASLETLVDRLAPGGTLVLDTMWVPEDGTDLTLGVHERPEGDYARLHQIHVRDVDAGTYRWDSIVFTPDGSWFADTHDLIDAPAEAIVELLEERGLAVEIYDGYREADGWPATVVVARRE; via the coding sequence ATGTCCGACGCGCTCTACCGCGAGTATCCCGCCGTCTACGACGCGCTGTACGCCGACAAACCGTACGACGAGGAGGTCGAATTCGTAACCGACTTCGTCGCGGCGGGTGGCCGGATCCTCGTCGTCGGCTGTGGGACCGGCGAACACAGCCGTCGACTCCGCGATCGGGGGTACGACGTCGTCGGCGTCGATCCGAGCGAGGCGATGCTCGAACGGGCCCGGAAGAAATCCGACGCCGACTTCGTGCTGGGATCGCTCCCCGAACTACCCGTCGATGGGACCTGCGACCTGGTGTTCGTGCCGTTCACCGTCGTCAACCACCTCGAACACGGGACGGTCGACGCGAGCCTCGAAACGCTCGTCGATCGTCTCGCCCCCGGAGGAACGCTCGTTCTCGATACGATGTGGGTTCCGGAGGACGGCACCGACCTGACGCTCGGCGTCCACGAGCGGCCGGAGGGCGACTACGCTCGACTGCACCAGATCCACGTCCGGGACGTCGACGCGGGCACCTACCGGTGGGACTCGATCGTCTTCACGCCGGACGGCTCCTGGTTCGCCGACACGCACGACCTGATCGACGCTCCTGCCGAGGCGATCGTCGAACTCCTCGAGGAGCGGGGCCTGGCGGTCGAGATATACGACGGCTACCGGGAGGCCGACGGCTGGCCGGCGACGGTCGTCGTCGCCCGGCGTGAGTGA